One Cytophagia bacterium CHB2 DNA window includes the following coding sequences:
- a CDS encoding PTS sugar transporter subunit IIA, with the protein MNLTRYLSTDLIKLEMESPLTPPDDPAANLEKFRQQQKEKIIEELVELLEKSGNVTNKRKLLTDMINRERRATTALGRGLAVPHVRTSYLRELTIAIARSREGLDFDSLDGQPTHIFFVVVAPGHEDDGLYLRIYKHLAEISTFHNAVKELMAVEDPGEMIRLLRQWE; encoded by the coding sequence ATGAATTTGACGCGCTATCTCTCGACGGATTTAATCAAGCTGGAAATGGAGTCTCCGCTCACGCCGCCGGATGATCCCGCAGCCAATCTCGAAAAATTTCGCCAGCAGCAAAAAGAAAAAATCATTGAAGAGCTTGTCGAACTCTTGGAGAAATCCGGCAACGTCACGAACAAGCGCAAACTGCTCACCGACATGATCAATCGCGAGCGCCGCGCCACCACTGCGCTCGGGCGCGGTTTGGCGGTGCCGCATGTGCGCACGAGCTACCTGCGCGAACTGACGATTGCCATCGCGCGTTCGCGAGAGGGCCTGGATTTTGACTCTCTTGACGGCCAGCCCACGCATATCTTCTTCGTCGTCGTTGCGCCCGGCCATGAGGATGACGGCTTATATTTGCGTATTTATAAACACCTCGCCGAGATCAGCACCTTTCACAACGCGGTCAAGGAGTTGATGGCGGTTGAAGACCCGGGCGAAATGATTCGTTTGTTGCGGCAGTGGGAATAA
- a CDS encoding DUF2914 domain-containing protein, with product MKAFKILASLGITLLAMAPAMAQEADTIKVNRVAICTAVVEREPSGEALEFDATTPILYCFTELEGAAGEVTHAWFQGDSLRGEVKLNKGREGRWRTWSSKTMTTEMSGSWKVEIRDASGNTLKSASFTFGKTE from the coding sequence ATGAAAGCATTCAAAATCCTGGCAAGCTTGGGTATCACGCTGCTCGCCATGGCGCCGGCAATGGCACAAGAGGCCGATACCATTAAGGTCAACCGCGTTGCCATTTGCACCGCGGTGGTTGAACGCGAACCTTCCGGAGAAGCGTTGGAGTTCGACGCCACCACTCCGATACTTTATTGTTTCACTGAGCTTGAGGGCGCAGCAGGTGAAGTGACGCATGCCTGGTTTCAAGGCGACTCGCTGCGCGGCGAGGTGAAACTCAACAAAGGCCGGGAAGGGCGTTGGCGCACCTGGTCGAGCAAAACCATGACAACCGAAATGTCCGGCTCCTGGAAAGTCGAAATTCGAGACGCTTCGGGAAACACTCTGAAAAGCGCAAGCTTCACTTTCGGAAAAACAGAATGA